The proteins below are encoded in one region of Lepisosteus oculatus isolate fLepOcu1 chromosome 10, fLepOcu1.hap2, whole genome shotgun sequence:
- the ywhaz gene encoding 14-3-3 protein zeta/delta codes for MDKSELVQKAKLAEQAERYDDMAASMKAVTEQGGELSNEERNLLSVAYKNVVGARRSSWRVVSSIEQKTEGSDKKQQMAKEYREKIEEELKEICKDVLALLDKFLIPNASHAESKVFYLKMKGDYYRYLAEVAVGEEKNTIISNSQQAYQAAFDISKKDMQPTHPIRLGLALNFSVFYYEILNSPEQACSLAKTAFDEAIAELDTLNEDSYKDSTLIMQLLRDNLTLWTSDNQGEEEAEDGKDN; via the exons ATGGACAAGAGCGAGCTGGTGCAGAAGGCCAAGCTGGCGGAGCAGGCCGAGCGCTACGACGACATGGCCGCCTCCATGAAGGCGGTGACCGAGCAGGGCGGCGAGCTGTCCAACGAGGAGAGGAACCTGCTGTCCGTGGCCTACAAGAACGTGGTGGGCGCCCGGCGCTCCTCCTGGCGGGTGGTCTCCAGCATCGAGCAGAAGACCGAGGGCAGCGACAAGAAGCAGCAGATGGCCAAGGAGTACCGGGAGAAGATCgaggaggagctgaaggagaTCTGCAAGGACGTGCTG GCTCTCTTGGACAAGTTCCTGATTCCCAACGCTTCCCATGCAGAAAGCAAAGTCTTCTACTTGAAAATGAAAGGAGATTACTATCGCTACTTAGCTGAGGTGGCTGTTGGAGAAGAGAAAAACA CAATAATTTCGAACTCGCAGCAGGCCTACCAGGCAGCTTTCGACATCAGCAAGAAAGACATGCAGCCCACACATCCCATTCGCCTGGGCCTGGCCCTCAACTTCTCCGTCTTCTACTACGAGATCCTCAACTCGCCCGAGCAAGCCTGCTCGCTGGCGAAAACG GCGTTTGATGAAGCGATCGCAGAGCTTGACACGCTGAACGAAGATTCCTACAAAGACAGCACATTAATCATGCAGCTACTGAGGGACAACTTGACC CTGTGGACCTCGGACAACCAGGGCGAAGAGGAGGCCGAGGACGGGAAGGACAACTGA